The DNA region GCAGGAAGTGGGCAGAGCTACAGACCAATGCAACAAAGAAAAGTGGTTGGTTAACAGGACAGCAAGAATGATATTTACTCAAAGATAGCTCATTACTGGACACAGAACACCCTGAGAAGTGAAGGCGTCTCAAATCAGAAAGAAACTTCCAAAGCAAGTTTTCCAGAAGGAAATGGGCACCAAAGGCAAAGTAAGCAGCTAAGTTGTTCAGTCTGTGCATTGTGTTCAgtttgtgcatttgtgtgtgtgtgtacacttgtTGAAAGGCACTGCCTTTAGGGATTACAGTAATTTAATGTTGAACAAAAGGATATGAGTAGCCGCAATGCGAGGAACTTGCTCAAAGGAATTAACTGTGGATCTATCAAATGTTTACTACAAAGGCATTCaatcaaatattatttaaatggccagaaaaaaaaagggactaAAGGAACTATGCTagagccataaaaaagaacatgCATTTGTTGGAAATAATGTTGGAAAGAATATAGGAAATATTCATGTATGTTaagcaataaacaaaaatagattaaaaactaAAAGTGCTGCATAATTTATGATCCCATTTGGGATACTTAAGAGAATTTAGATCAAAATCATAAAATGAGtaataaaatcatagatgaatTTTTTCCTTACCTGGATTTGGAAATTCctgtaatttttatatatatgtatatatatatatatttcatttgtaacaagattaatcatgtttaaaaacataattaagaATTTCATAACaactattgaaaaataaatgttcatgTGGTCAAAGATTTTGAGAACATCATaccaaaaataacaataatgttAGAATGCAGGAGACTTacttctttttcccttcttttaattttaattctacttGAAAGAGTAAATAAAACTTGAGGCTAGAAAATGTTTTGATGTATGTATTATAGAGTACtgaaatgtttcatttcttttcatgcatttttcgcaaatttttatgaaaacacatttttatttagtttacaTGATATTGACAAATTTATGTAATTGTATAAACCTCAGAGTTTTAATAAATCATCTGGTGATCTTATTCAAATGCAAATTTTGATTTAGTGGATTTGGGGAGAGCTTTCATCTCAAACAAGTTCCCCTGTGGCACAACTGCTAGTCTGACATCTGTACTTTGAGTGGCTAATGAATCTTTGTCTCAGAAATAAGATGTTGGATAATTCAGAGTTAATTGCAAATGATTGAGACAACACCTATTGGTTCTCAACCAAGCACTATGAACTCTATAAAAATATCTACTTTTTGATAGAAAAAAAGTCAAGCCATTATACTAGGGTAAACTTTAATATAATTgtccatttcaaaaaataaaaaataggaaaactataaatgcagaatttaaaatcttattttcagTTAAGACCTCTCATATTtgatattataattataaataatccaACAACAAACTATGTTTCATGATATTATGATATCTACAGGCTCTTTAAGGTTTCTCCTATGATATCTACTTTTTCACACACCTCCACCCTCCGCTTCTCTTTCAGGTTATTAAATGCAAAGCAGCCATTGCCTGGGAAGCAGGAAAGCCCCTTAGCATTGAAGAGGTTGAGGTAGCTCCTCCTAAGGCTCATGAAGTTCGAGTTCAGGTAAGGGGGGACTGTCTCCTAAGTACAGAATTGGTTTCTATTGATTCAATCCTACATGGAATGACTGGGAGTCCTTGGAGTTTTCAGTATGAGAGAGTTTTAGTTTAAGGTTCAAGTAAGAACAGGCACTATGCTCAGGAGTGATAAATCATTAATTGTTTCAGTAATGTTTGCTAATCAACCTAAAATGTAATTGAACTGAGCTTAACATAAATTAACATTAAGGACCAGACAAAGGTCCCTTTGCATTAGgaagttagtttttctttttgtcctcCAACTGCCACTTTTTGGAAAATGTTCTTAGAAGAAAGAGAATTAGGTCCAAaacaagggagaaggaaaatccCAAGGACTGCCCTGCGTGGCACAAGTGTGGCACAGGTGACCAGAGTGCacccacagagagaagagactgcATTGATCCCAGTGAGTTCAATGACTCCATTTCCCCAACTTTGGTCAGTCTGAATTTTCCTCAGGACCAAAAAGTGAAGGGTTTAGTTTATACATGAACAGTATCTTGAAGAAAAGTAGTACCAGAATACTTCGGTAatttagatattttttatttgatatctcTTTTGTTTGTAAAAGGTTTATTGCCTCTTAATTTCACAAATTCTCAACAAAAGTTGAACAAACCCTAGAAACCCATGTTATTTCCACTCTCTGGCTAATATCAAAGTTTCCTctattgctttcattttcttctcctaaAGACAGTGATTGCCAATCCTATCACTTTATATGACCTTCTAACAGCAATGGAAGGTAGAAAGCAAGGATACATCATAAGAGTAAAAGAATCTTAGTacatttttctctgttcttttttaaaaatgtaatgtttattGAGTTCCAGCTATATCATAATGCTTTAAGATGACATTGAGACCAAAGCTACTTATAACATTCCCCCTCACAGAAGTATAACGGCAGAAATATGACCAAGTTTGTGATTGCTTTCTAGATAATTGCTGCTGGCCTATGTCGTTCTGATACCCATGTGATCAATCCTAAATTTGAAGGGGCTTTTCTCCCAGTGATCCTTGGCCATGAAGGAGCAGGGATTGTTGAAAGTGTTGGGCCAGGAGTGACCAATGTCAAACCAGGTATTTTAATTTCTGATTCCAATTAAGTGCATATGTCAGGTTATGTCCTGACTTTGCATGCTATACTTGATTGATACTTACGTGGTAGGACCATCTTTTCAAAAGCAAACCTGACACACACAGTCTATCACAGTCTAAAAATGGGACAGAATATTTGAAATTAGAATTACTAATAAAATCTCAGACACATGATCACTTTCTTTATATATGGTGCTAAGGAATTGTCCTAAGAAGCCAAAATACAAGGTTTGCTTAAACTGAAGCTTCCACAGTACATatacaatatatttataattactttatttatgtaaaacaggaaacttttattattatataaagaATGAGAATTTATGGATAGCTTAAGTGAAAATCATTATACATAAGTTAATGTTAGTTTAGGTATCTATTTGGAGGTTagtaagataaaaataatacCTGAATAATACACACAACTGGGCGAAGTTATTTATGTCGCATTTTACAACAAAGCCACCAAGTCCTGGAATGTTGGTGAAGTAACCCTCCCTGAAAAGACAGGATGAACCATATCACTCTCCTGCTTTAAAGAAAATGCTCCAAAGAGGTATTAGTAGATTCCATTACAAACAAACTCACAGAAACAAACTGCTCctaaaattttttcttccataaaGGAGTTTAACCAATATAACCTTCAGTCCCAAGTCTGTGGTTTACTGGCTACATGCTCTTGGCTGGATATGTCATTTTTCTGTGACTTCTCTCAGTTCCTGTTTcctaaaatgggaaaatattagtACTTATCTCAGAGGGTTATTCTGAGAAACATGTAAGACAACACGAGAAGCAGTTAAaatggtgcctggcacatactAAATGTTGAATTAACACTAAATGTGAATTATTATCACTAGACCTTAGTTATCAAAGGACAGAAGCtattataaaattgaaattgaatTTAACCAGAGAATGTCAAAGTCAAGCTAAATAGTAAAACAGGAAAATAACATAAAGTTTACTCCCTATTTCTAGCCTGTTAGTTTTCACCTCTTATCTTATCTAAGGATGTTCTATTCTCTGCTGGGTATTCAGAAATAAAACAAGTAACAGTCACAAAGTTCCAAAGTCAGCAGAACCTCAGATGGGACTCTGCACCTAATGGCGTTACTACAGAGCTGTTCCTTGAATGCTGagttgtgtgcgtgtgtgtgtgtgtgtgtgtgtgaatatgtacAGAAGTAGGGGTTGGGGGCATCTGAAATCTTGTAAGACACCTTGATTTTTTAGCCACATGTGCTTTCTTTTGAACATAAAATATATGCCAGAAAGAATGGTactatccactgattcatctgCTGCAAACTGTGAGCAACATCTTGGGCACAAGCTAACCTATGGTCTTTCTCTCTAGGAGACAAAGTAATCCCCCTGTATATACCTCATTGTAAAAAGTGCAAGTTCTGCCTGAGTCCACTCACAAACTTCTGTGAAAAATTCTGGTAAGCCCTTTGTGCTGTTAGTAAGAGCATATATTTGTACAAATATGTTGGACAATTCATTGCCAATACCTAAATGGAGTTGAAGAGGTGCTAACCACCTGGTCATCAATTTGACTCTAATATGTGTACAAGACACTGTTGCAATTGAACACAAATAGACATGCTAGAATGTTAATAACAGCTAGCAACCCAAAACTGAAAGAAtgtctataaataaaaaatgacttAATAAATTGCTGTGGTAACATAATGGAGTACTATAAAACTCAAAATCACTGAGCTTTAAGTGCATAAATCAACATAGAATAATTCAAATAAACATGTTaagggaaagaagaaagttgTTGAAGCACATTTTCACTAATATTTTATACACAAAAGCAATACCATAAATTGTTTATAGCTACATGTATATGCAGTAAAAGTATAAATATGTTACTGGAATACTAGCTGCATCTACAAGGATTATACAAGGCAGCAATAAAGCACATTTACTCCAAGACTTCATGAAGACAAGACTCGGAGACAGGCTTTTAACCTAGGGACTACAGTAGCAAAATCTAAATGTTAATCACCTTGTTTCGACTTTCCTGAGACTACGTAAGAATCAATTTCTTGTTAATGCTATTTGTACTGGAAAGGCTAAACCTGCACTACTCACATCTaccactgtgcctcagtttccacatctataACATGGGGATAAAAATAATGCTTGCTTCATAAGGTTGTCATAGATAGTCAACGAATTAATAGGATATTCTTTGCAAATCTAAATAACAAATTTAGACAATGGTAATAAATTCTTTCTAATATCACAAGAATGGAGATAATCAGTTACTGACCCTCCAGAAGCAATTACCAAcctaatattagaaaaataattatagagaaaaaattctaaagaataatattatttatttgggaatagCAGAGCATTGCAATAGGAATACCAGCACACTGCACTGGGAATGTGCATGACATAGTGAACCAACAACATATTCAAGGAGGTTGTGCTGGGAAAGTTATCAAAGGCAAAAATGAGGGGTATTACATGagatattttgaaacaataatttTCAGACACAATGATTAATAACCAGGGTGACCTTAGTCTAAGTTTGGGCATATGTCCTTGAAGTAGTACTTTTTCATAAGGTTATGTTTTCCTCTGTGTTATGTACTTCTAGAAGAGTCTTTTCTGATAGTTATTATCATGCAATTATATATAAGAACTATTCCTTTATAAACTTCCAgctttagttagttagttagggTTGACACATGACTCCATTTTTATTATGACAGATTTTGCATTCCTTTCACAAAGTATACACAACTATGTATGACGTATTTGCCCAAAAATATAAAACCTGAATCAGACAAAGTGTTtacataaaaaatattaatttaggaGGAAATGCAGGGACAGAAAATTTCTTAAACCAAATTACATAAATGTAATATCAAAATCTAGAATGAAGAAAATCTCCACAAGACAGATGATTCAGttccttcaaaataataaatgtgaagatgaaaaagagggaaaggaaCAAACTATAAATTACAGAAGTTAAGGGTATGTCAAGCAATAAAATATGTAGAGTCAAAAGAATCTTAGGAGGACTACAgactgaaatatttacagaataaatAGTGATGTAGGGGTTTGCTTCAAAATAGTCCAATTAAAGGAAGGGAACTGGTACCATGGAGGTGTAATAGATGAAATCAGACTGGCCAAGGGTTGACAGtttccaggagctgggagacaggTACATTGGTGTTTATTACATTATTCTATTTTTGTGTATGCTTGAATTCCTCCTAAAATTTGTTAAAGGTTAATACATACAAAATCCTTAAAAGAATTTCTGGCATACAAAAAGCATTCGATAGATTCGCTGtcattacatttaaaatacttCTAACAGAATCTATATTGATGTGAAAAGTTTTAGGTTATTCTTCAAGTTATCCACCTTACAAAAATGTTACAACAAACCTACGGTGACCAACATATTTTTTAGGAAAGTGATCAGTGTTCTATCTAATGtctcctcatctctctccctttgttaAACTTTCCAGCAAAGGTAAAAATCCTTTAATTGAGCAAGAACTAATGGAAGACAAAACTAGCAGGTTTACCTGCAAAGGAAAATCAATTTACCATTTCTTTGGAATCAGTGCCTTCTCTCAGTACACTGTAGTAAAAGATGTCAATCTTGCCAAAATAGATGACGATGCAAATTTAGAAAGAGTTTGTCTGATTGGATGTGGCTTTTCCACTGGCTATGGAGCTGCAATCAACACGGCCAAGGTAAATGATTAAATATCAGGTTGCACAACCCAGAAGTTACTAGAAGCCAATGTGACATAAAGGATCCAAAGTCTATTACCCTCATTTAAAATCTAGCTATGTTATTCATTACCTCTGTAATTTTAGGCAAGTAATTTAACCTCTCTGGAATAACACCTAGGACAGATACTGATggagataaataaatcatataacatctgacccagcaggtggcaggtAGCTGGCATCCAGTGTCTTTTATAAACTATACCACTGTGAGACTGGGGAGCATCCCTGACTTACATACGATCTGCTTAAATATGACCCCTAGATATGAGTCTTCCTCCTGGGACAGCCCCCTGGTCAAAGGACATCAGAAGCTACAGAGACCCTCACCATCTCCACACAGCCATCCAGGCTTTCTCACTGACGCTGAGGACTCCTCACCCTCAATCAGTACTAACACATATGTGCTTCCATCCCTGTCCTGGGCTTAAAGAGTCTTTGGTGGAAGCCCTGATAGGGGCAAAATGTGTCCCCAGATTCCCAGGTTAGAATTTAAAAACTCTTACAAAGCTTTTTGGTCAGACATGAAAGAATTTCACAATTAGACAACCTCCTTATTTTAACCTCTCTGACATCAGACTTTATGCCTTGACTCAACACTGTAAAGACAGACCTAGGGGGCTCTGTCTAAACAACGAACTTGAAGATGTCATTCTTCTTGTGTATCTGACTTTCCCTAGGGGTGAGTTCAATGTCCTCAGCAGGCTACAGTAGCTTCCTGCTTCCCCCTGAGCTGCTTGTTGCCCCTCGGTCCCACCCGGGTTTCCCAGGCACCAGTCACTGTGGCTTCTGGGTGCCTTACACCTGCCGCCCACCCACATCGCAGTGAGGACTCCACTTATATGTCAC from Oryctolagus cuniculus chromosome 8, mOryCun1.1, whole genome shotgun sequence includes:
- the ADH2-1 gene encoding alcohol dehydrogenase class-2 isozyme 1 (The RefSeq protein has 3 substitutions compared to this genomic sequence), with amino-acid sequence MGTKGKVIKCKAAIAWEAGKPLSIEEVEVAPPKAHEVRVQINAAGLCRSDTHVINPKFEGAFLPVILGHEGAGIVESVGPGVTNVKPGDKVIPLYIPHCKKCKFCLSPLTNFCEKFCKGKNPLIEQELMEDKTSRFTCKGKSIYHFFGISAFSQYTVVKDVNLAKIDDDANLERVCLIGCGFSTGYGAAINTAKVTPGSTCAVFGLGGVGLSAIMGCKTAGASRIIAIDINSDKFAKAKALGATDCLNPRELNKPVQDVIVEMTNGGVDFAIDCAGGSEVMKATVDCATVGWGSCTFVGVNLADKGLTISPIELILGRTLKGTNFGGWDAETVPKLVSDYKNGKFDLDALVTHTLPFDKINEALNLLDQGKSIRTVLIF